In the genome of Bacillus solimangrovi, one region contains:
- the rpsP gene encoding 30S ribosomal protein S16: MAVKIRLKRMGAKKSPFYRLVVADSRSPRDGRFIEEIGTYNPVAKPAEVKIDEEAALKWLQNGAKPSDTVRNLLSEEGIMEKFHNAKLSK; encoded by the coding sequence ATGGCAGTAAAAATTCGTTTAAAACGCATGGGTGCTAAAAAATCCCCATTCTATCGTTTAGTAGTAGCAGATTCTCGTTCACCACGTGATGGACGTTTCATCGAGGAAATTGGAACTTATAATCCAGTTGCAAAACCAGCAGAAGTAAAAATTGATGAAGAAGCAGCACTTAAATGGCTTCAAAATGGTGCAAAACCTTCTGATACGGTTCGTAACCTATTATCAGAAGAAGGCATCATGGAGAAGTTCCACAACGCTAAATTAAGTAAGTAA
- a CDS encoding KH domain-containing protein has protein sequence MEELIKTIVQSLVDFPDEVQVNEEIRSKEITYNLSVHKDDMGKVIGKQGRVAKAIRTVVYAAASAEQKRVYLEIVDR, from the coding sequence ATGGAAGAACTGATTAAAACAATCGTTCAATCACTCGTTGATTTTCCTGATGAGGTTCAAGTGAACGAAGAGATTAGAAGTAAAGAAATTACTTATAATCTCTCTGTTCATAAAGATGACATGGGGAAGGTTATTGGTAAACAAGGACGAGTTGCAAAAGCGATTCGAACTGTCGTTTACGCAGCAGCATCAGCTGAACAAAAGCGTGTATATCTTGAAATCGTTGACCGTTAA
- a CDS encoding YlqD family protein, translating to MKIIKSVSVNYVLTENMKSELLRKYQTQSAIHERACEQLLFEEKKLARKYKNQKNTVVEKISEELKERKASINNIIFKREQLNKLEIGSEIQVKDVDSIVEVNEGDNWDELMHNETIVIKDGIVQEIRCTGGVNE from the coding sequence ATGAAAATTATTAAATCTGTTTCTGTCAACTATGTGTTAACTGAAAACATGAAATCTGAACTACTTCGTAAGTATCAAACTCAATCTGCTATTCATGAAAGAGCGTGTGAACAGCTTCTTTTTGAGGAAAAAAAGCTAGCAAGAAAATACAAAAATCAAAAAAATACAGTTGTTGAAAAAATCTCCGAAGAATTAAAGGAGAGGAAAGCTTCGATTAATAATATCATCTTTAAACGTGAGCAATTAAACAAGCTTGAAATTGGAAGCGAGATACAAGTTAAAGATGTTGATTCAATTGTTGAAGTGAATGAAGGTGACAACTGGGATGAATTAATGCATAACGAAACCATCGTTATCAAAGATGGGATCGTTCAAGAGATACGTTGTACAGGAGGTGTAAACGAATGA